From the Alkalibacter rhizosphaerae genome, one window contains:
- a CDS encoding Stp1/IreP family PP2C-type Ser/Thr phosphatase, giving the protein MKVGHGSHIGKIRKLNQDAYWVGTSKDGRPVLAVADGLGGHRAGEVASQMLVTAIETFAETHQWDQVDLLKRDWVNAIQRANREIYEAGRSDEKLAGMGTTLTMMIQSGSHIHVFHVGDTRLYRIRKDGMEKVTKDHTLVESLLESGEISLEEARQHPNRNMLMRAIGTDPTLEVDVLDLDWVEEDLYLLCSDGLTNYVDEQQIWEIIKMTDQPSDSVQQLIDAANAHGGGDNITAIIYKPEVIG; this is encoded by the coding sequence ATGAAAGTAGGACATGGCAGTCACATTGGAAAAATTCGAAAACTAAATCAGGACGCCTATTGGGTCGGCACTAGCAAGGATGGTAGACCGGTACTGGCAGTAGCCGATGGATTGGGCGGCCACCGGGCCGGTGAAGTTGCCAGCCAAATGTTGGTGACTGCTATCGAAACATTTGCCGAAACTCATCAGTGGGATCAAGTCGACCTGTTGAAAAGGGACTGGGTAAATGCCATCCAGCGGGCAAATCGAGAGATCTACGAAGCCGGCCGATCCGATGAAAAATTAGCAGGCATGGGCACCACTCTAACCATGATGATCCAAAGCGGATCCCATATCCATGTGTTTCATGTAGGGGATACCCGATTGTACCGCATTAGAAAAGATGGTATGGAGAAGGTGACGAAAGATCATACATTGGTGGAAAGCCTGTTGGAATCCGGAGAAATATCGTTGGAAGAAGCCAGACAGCATCCCAACCGGAATATGCTCATGCGAGCTATCGGCACGGATCCCACATTGGAAGTGGATGTTCTGGATCTGGATTGGGTAGAAGAAGACCTATATTTGTTATGCAGCGACGGTTTGACCAATTACGTGGATGAACAGCAAATTTGGGAGATCATAAAAATGACGGACCAGCCATCGGACAGCGTACAACAACTGATCGATGCGGCCAACGCCCACGGTGGCGGCGACAATATTACGGCAATCATATATAAACCGGAGGTAATCGGATGA